TATCAGATGTAAGTGTAATTGCAACAATGGCTTATGGAAAACAGTTAGGATAGTTCCCGAGCTGCCAAATCGTAAAAAACCCACAAGATTTGGCTAGTTTGCAAAAGGCAGGCTCAGTATACTTTGCCCCGCATCTTTTGTGCTCTTTTTGCATAGTTTCGCTCGAGACAAACGGATTTGTCCGCTTGGTGCTGTTTTGAAATCCTCGCGCAAGGCCGAGACAGGGGAGCATGGCTGCTCCCTCCGGGCAATTTGCCGGCCTGGAACCGCCAATAACTGGTGCCGTCGCGGCGCTCCCGCTGGTGGGGGCGTGGGAGCCTTTGCGCGCGCTTGGCGGGGAGTGGTTTGCTGGTTGGGATTAAGCTGGATCGGCATGGCCCTGGCCTCAGGAACACTCATTGCACAAACTCCGGCGGGGCCGGCGCTTTCCCCTTCGACAGCCCCTTCCGCCCCCCCGGGAATTGATTTGACGATCCGCCCCGCTCCTGCCCAAGCTTTGGGAAAAAATGAACTTGCACAAAAGCCGCGAGCAAATCCCGTTTTAAGGCTCTCGCCGGGCGAACCCTCGGCTTCATCGGATCATTTGCCGATGAACGCGCCGTCTGGTCCTCTCACCCTGGGGGCCGCGTCCGCCGCCGCGCCAGTCAGCACGCCGCATCAAACAACCGGGGATCAGCCTGGCGTGGCTAGCCAATCTGTCGCCGCGCAGCCGTTTCCGCCCGTACATGCGACAGCTCCGCCCGGTGCCGGTGGGGGCATGCTCACGGTGGACGCGGACCCGCCGGCGGACGACCTATCGGCCAAGGATCGGGGGTGGACAATTCAGGTGCGGGCGGCCTGGGGCGGGGGAGAGGAGCAAACTTGGCAGGCCGAGTTTTCCTGGTCGGCGGGGCCGATCGTGCTCATTCGCGCCCTCGGGATTGAAGCGGACGAGCCGGGTTCGATGTGGACGGAGGATGGCGTGCTGCATGTTCGCCAGCCCAGTGCGCGCGCCTATGACGGAGTGGACATGCGAATGCCCTTTGATGCCGAAGGGGTGTTGCGGTATCGCTTTACGACTAAAACAGGCGAGACAATCAACGGGCAGGTCACCGTGGCCGAGCTACTGGGGAATACCTGGCAAAAGCCGCTGGACGAGTCGGGGAATAGGCTCTTTTTACGACGTATGCCGGGGGACGCGCTGCGGGTTCATTGCGAGCGCGGGCACTTGGTATGCGACGTGGGGGAGGAATTTCGATTTGAAGTGACGCCGCATCTGTTGCCCGTGGCGGATGGCGCGGGGTTGCGCATCCGGCCAAAACTGGTGCTCAAGTCCAGTGGGCAGGAAGTGGGCGCGCAGGAATACCAGATCCATAAATACACGCGCAACTGGTCGCGTCCCGCCGCCGCGGGGGGGGCGCAACCTTCGATACCTTTTACTTTGCGCATCCCGGAACAAGAGGGAGTGTACGAAATCCAAATCGAAGTGACCGAAAAAGGCCCTTTGCGCTGGGGCAAACCCCTGATGAGCCGCACGGTGCAATTGGTGGCGGTGGCCGAATTGTCCTCGCGGCCCTCGACCGGTAAGCAGCAAAACCCCTGGGTTAAGGTGCAGGAAATAGATCCAACCAATAACAGTTGGACGGAAAAATTTCGCGGCAACTGGTCATTTTGGCCTGGCAGCCGACCCGGTTCCCTGGGAAATGGCAAATCCCAGGTGATCGAGGTCGCGGGTTGGGGAAACTATTTGCAATTAAACAACAACGATCCAGCGGGAGAGACCGCATGGGAGGCCTATCCGCTGACGATTGCCCAGCCGGGAATGCCGCACATCCTGGAGGTGGAATATCCGACGCAATTAGCGCAGCGGTTAGGGATCAGCCTGGTCGAGCCGAATGCCGCCGGCCAGGTCCAGCCGATTGGTCTGGATAGCGGAGTATTAGTAACCCCCGAGGGGGTGACCAGTCAACCTGGCTGGGGTCGCCAACGGGTGGTGTTTTGGCCGCGAACAAAGACCCCTGTGTTATTGTTGACCAATCGCGGCGCGGCGGGTGTGGCGGCCTATGGCAAAATTCAGGTTTTGGCGGGACCGGCCCATTTGCCAGCGGCGGGGAGCGCGGCGAATTTTGGGGAACGGCTGTGGGGAGCGGGCTGGCTACGGCCTCTTTTTCCTGAAAATTTTTCCGCCGCCGAAGCGCTTGACCCGTGGAGCGGGCGCACCTTGGATGACTGGCAGACATTTTGGGAGGGGTCGCAGCGGATGCTGGAATATCTGCGGCATCACGGCCACAATACCCTGGTCTTGGCCGCCTATGCGGATGGCAGCGCGATTTTTCCCGCCTCGGGACTGGGGGCCACGCCCCGCTATGACACGGGCGTCTTTTTTGACGCGGGCCAGGACCTGGAACGCAAGGATGTCCTGGAATTATTATGCCGCCTGTGCGATCGCGAGCAGGTGCAACTGTTCGCGGGATTGCAATTTGCCGCGACCATCCCCGCGCTAGAGCGGCAACTTCGGGAGGACCCCGTTGCGGCGGTTGGTATTTCCCTGGTGGGGGCCGAGGGACGCCCTTGGACCGCGGTCCATCCCGCGCGGCGGGGGCTGGCCCCTTATTACAACCCGCTTGATCCGCGCGTACAGGACGTGATCCGCCGAACCGTGCGCGCGACGGCAAGGCGCTACGCCCCGCATCCCTCTTTTCGAGGATTGGTATTAGAAGTCTCCGCCGACGGCTTTTTGCAATTTCCGGGTGAATACTGGGGATTGGATGATCGGACCGTGGCGGAATTTGAACAATCCGCCCAACTGCAAATTCCCGCATCCGGTCCCGAGCGACATTGGCAACGCGCGCGCTACTTGCAGGCAAATCCCGCCGCCCGGCAGGCTTGGCTCAATTTTCGCGCGGAGCGATTGAGTGATTTTTTTGCCCGACTCACAGCCGATGTTCGCGATGCGCGGGGGGACCTGCAATTGGTCTTTTTGCCCACGAATCCGTGGGAATCCCCCGATTTGCCCGCCGCCCGCCAGCCCACGCTGGTAGGGGCGCGGTCGCCGCGGGATTGGACCCTGCCGATTGGCGGGCAGGGGTGGGGAGCGGCAGGGACCGACGGCGATCTGCGGGACGCCGGTCCATCTTCCCCGCGGGCCGTGATCACTGTCAGTCCGGAGTCACGAGAACGCACAGCGAGCGCGGCCCCGTTGTGGCTGCATACCGCGCGACAATTTGCTTCGACGGAACTGCTTACCGGTGATAGCGAACGGGAATTTCTGGCGGAACTGCGAAGGCCGGAAGAATCGCCACGCGGCTCGGCGCCAAACTTGGCGGACATGGTGGCTGGTACGGTGTTTTTGCACGAACCGCAACGGCTGCGTCTGGCCTCTTTTGACGAAAAAAGCCCTTTTGGCAAAGAAAAGACCTTTACCTGGCAGGTAACGCAATTTTCCCCCGCCGCGTGGGGAAATCGCCGCCGCTTTGCGCTGGCCCTGGCCGAACGCGACCAGCCCTGGTTGATCGACGCCGGCTGGCTGCTCCCCCTGGGTCAAGAAGAACACCTACAGGAAATGGGAGCCGCGTTTCGCCGCCTGCCGGCTGAAACATTTGGCACGCTTGATATGGCAAGCGAGCCGGTCACCCTGCGGTGGCTGGTTCTGAATGGCCAAACCTGGCTGTACGCGGTCAATAGCGCTCCCTTTGCGGTCAAGGTCAAACTGGGGATCAATTTACCCACAGGGTCGCGCCCCGTGGAGCTAAGCGGAATGCGGGTGGTGGCCCCAGTGCAGGGAAATACCTGGACGCTGGAGCTAAAACCATACGACCTGTTGGCGGTACGTTGGCCGGGAAATGTGCAGATTATCTCCGCGGAAACGCAATTTCCCGGGGAATTGGCCGACACACTGCAATCGCGCCTGGGGGAAATGCGCGCCCGGCGGGCCACCCTGGAAAATCCACCCCCCTTGACCACACTTCTCAATGGTGACTTGGAACGTCCCGTGGACAAAAACGGCGCGTCTCCCCATTGGCAATTGTCAGCCAGCGAGGACGCCGAAGCGGCCGCCGCCCCCGAAATGCGAGTCGTTTTTGACAATCCCCAGCAAGGTACCCAGGCACTGTTAATATCCAATCCCTTGGCGCAAAGCGCTACTCTGCAAAGCGAGCCCCTGGCCGCGCCGATCAGCGGGCGTTTGGCCTTATCGGTATGGTTGAAAATTGCGGACCCCCGTGCCCAACCCCAGGTCCGTCTGGTGATAAGCGGCTTACTCCGCGATGAGGAATTCGTGCGCTACGCCCCGATCGGCGCTCAGCAGCCCGCGGCTCCCCTGCGCGACTCTTGGGCCCAATATGTGCTGCAGGTGGATGACCTGCCTACCCAAGGTTTAACACAACTGCGCGTGCGCATCGAACTGTTAGGGGCAGGCCAGTTATGGGTGGACAATGCGCAACTGTTTGATTTGGCATTTAGCGAGGCGGAACGACGACAGTTTGACAAACTGCTGGCCCTGGCCGACTTTCAACTACAAAATGGCAAATTGGGGCGTTGTTGGACGCATTTGCAGGGATATTGGTCGCGGTATTTGCACGAAGTTGTCCCGCCGCCAAAGATGGAAGTCTTTCCCGCGGCAAAGTCGGATCAGCCGCAAAATACGACTCCGCCGCCGGAATCAACTCCCACCAAGACCGGTGAGCAAGCGGCTAAACCGACCATGTGGGACAGAATGCGCGACTGGTGGCGATAAGGCCCGTAGATTTTCTGCCGTTTCGGCGGGAGCAAAGGGGGGGACTGGCCGGAAATGTCGCGCCGGAATTGCTATAATCAGGCAGGTCTCCGCCGTAGCGGAATGGTCCTGTTGATGATTTTTTGGCGCGCGAGAATTTATGCCACGTCGGAAAGTTCGCAAATTAAAATCCACCCCGCGTCTCGAGCGGCACTACGTCGAATTGAGCCAGCTCACGCCGGAAAATTTACTCTCGCGCCTATTTGCCCATTCCGTTGCGGGGCCGGACGCCCCGGTGGAGTTTGAGTTAGGCAGCGGCAAGGGGCTGTTTTTGCGAAACTTTGCCGCGCGGCATCCGGAGCGGAATTTTCTGGGTAATGAGGTCGCGCCCAAGTACGCCCTGTTTGCCGCGGGCCAGTTGGCTCAGCGGGAATTGACCAATGCGGTGATGATCCAGGGGGACGGCCTGCGCTTGCTGCGGGAATTTTTACCGACGGAGTCGCTCGCCGCGGTGCATGTGTACTTTCCCGATCCGTGGTGGAAAGCTCGTCATAAAAAGCGTCGAGTGCTTACTCCCGCCTCTCTGCGGGATATCCAACGAGTCTTGTTACCGGGGGGGAAACTACACTTTTGGACCGATGTGCAGGAATATTATGAAACCAGTATCGAGCTAATGATGTCGGTCACGCAACTGCGCGGCCCTGTGCCGATGGCCGAACCCCCCGCGCTACACGATCTGGACTATCGGACGCACTTTGAACGCCGCACCCGCCAAGCGGGCGAGCCGGTCTTTCGTTGCTGGTTTGAGAAATGAGAGACGGGAGTAGGTCCCGTCCGCCGGACGGGACTAACGCTACGGGTGGGTAGCGTCGGGAGGTAGAACGGGACGCGGGAGACGGGAGATGGGAGACGGGAGAGCAGGGGAACAGGAATGCCTAGCCGCGACGCGCAGCGAAGCGCGACTGGGGGCTGGGAAACAGGGCATAGGCAGAAGAGCGCGACAGCGGAGAATTAGCTCCAGCGGAGCGCAATCTTTAAAGCTGGTGACAAACAACCCCTTATTCATTTTTCATTTTTAATTCTTAATTGACTTGCCTCCCCAACCGTATTCAGCGGCCCGGCAATATGGTAATTTATTTATCTTGCAATCAAGGCTTTGTGGAACGCGGCATCGTTTCCCAGGCCGTTCATGAGTGGGCGTATAATCTCTGATTTAGGACGCGAAATTGTCATTTCCGGTGGAACGGATGCTGAATGTCACTTCAGCCCCTTTGCGGCAGTTGGGGGGGGTGCGAATTTTGGCTACGGGCAGTTACGCCCCCGAGCAGATCGTCACCAATGCCGATCTGGCCAGTCTGGGCTGTGATCCCGATTGGATTGTACAGCGGACCGGCGTCCACGAGCGTCGCCGGGCGCCCCCGGAAATAGCCACCAGCGATCTGGCCGTGAGTGCCGCCCAGCGTTGCCTGGCCAGCGCAAATTGCCCCCCCGGCGATGTCGATCTGGTTATCGTCGCCACTTTTACGCCGGACTTTCCCGCTCCCGCCACGGCTTGTTTGGTGCAGGATCGGTTGGGGATCAACGCTCCCGCCTTTGACCTGAATGCCGCTTGCGCGGGGTTCTTTTATGCGCTGGTCACTGGCATGCAGTTTGTGTCCAGCGGCTGCGCGCGTCGGGCCCTGGTCATTGGCGCTGACACCAACACCCGCGTGGTCGATCCGCGCGACCCCAAAATTTATCCCATCTTTGGTGATGGCGCGGGGGCCGTTCTATTAGCTCCAGGCGAGCCGGACCAGGGATTTTTGGCTTATACACTGGGTGCCGATGGTAGCGGCGTGGATCTGCTACGCATGCCCATGGGGGGGACGCGGGAACCGCCGCATGTCCCCGGTGTCGAGTCCGGCAGGCATTATTTGTGGATGGAGGGGCGGCCGGTCTTTAAATGGGCGGTGCGGATTATCCCCCAATCCACGCGCGAAGTCCTGGCCGCGGCGCAGGTGACGTTGGATCAGGTCCGGGGCGTGATTTTGCACCAGGCCAATGCACGAATTATTGACGCGGTCGCGGCCGAGCTGGAAATACCACCCCAGAAGGTGTGGCGCAATATCGAGCGTTACGGCAACACCTCGGCCGGCAGTATTCCGCTTGTGCTCGATGAGCATGTCCGCGCGGGAGAGTTGCGTCGGGGAGATTTACTCTTGATTAGCGGATTTGGGGCGGGGCTGGCGTGGGGGACGGGGCTGTTGCGGTGGTAGTCATTG
The sequence above is drawn from the Pirellulales bacterium genome and encodes:
- the trmB gene encoding tRNA (guanosine(46)-N7)-methyltransferase TrmB yields the protein MPRRKVRKLKSTPRLERHYVELSQLTPENLLSRLFAHSVAGPDAPVEFELGSGKGLFLRNFAARHPERNFLGNEVAPKYALFAAGQLAQRELTNAVMIQGDGLRLLREFLPTESLAAVHVYFPDPWWKARHKKRRVLTPASLRDIQRVLLPGGKLHFWTDVQEYYETSIELMMSVTQLRGPVPMAEPPALHDLDYRTHFERRTRQAGEPVFRCWFEK
- a CDS encoding beta-ketoacyl-ACP synthase III, which produces MSFPVERMLNVTSAPLRQLGGVRILATGSYAPEQIVTNADLASLGCDPDWIVQRTGVHERRRAPPEIATSDLAVSAAQRCLASANCPPGDVDLVIVATFTPDFPAPATACLVQDRLGINAPAFDLNAACAGFFYALVTGMQFVSSGCARRALVIGADTNTRVVDPRDPKIYPIFGDGAGAVLLAPGEPDQGFLAYTLGADGSGVDLLRMPMGGTREPPHVPGVESGRHYLWMEGRPVFKWAVRIIPQSTREVLAAAQVTLDQVRGVILHQANARIIDAVAAELEIPPQKVWRNIERYGNTSAGSIPLVLDEHVRAGELRRGDLLLISGFGAGLAWGTGLLRW